One window of Athalia rosae chromosome 2, iyAthRosa1.1, whole genome shotgun sequence genomic DNA carries:
- the LOC105686888 gene encoding uncharacterized protein LOC105686888 isoform X4 — translation MLHNALDVMEAVGKQVQVVGGLGVGGPVGGDLHHHHHPHGAHGHPLVTTATPPRVQPQTQHNQHPPPRSTPVQLHRSTQEYISIKGSSPVSPRAGGPYVGPGGPPGGGGGAIGPPGSGGGGGNPGGGYVAVPGNLRYVHPYPPPPSTPVNQTPPPLPQSGTTAYSREAYRNAASSVNERVAISVSSSPVSQVGVGHGGGDYVVSTRPRISLLPPSSVAPAPVSAAQEYHSAGSRTQRGLMPVQTNQYCTRPVDISTLQDGPAFKKIRLSLPQSSMQTQNSDVCIKQEHIQLQQPLRIDTRPTAGAYTPQTEAISPTLPEPGTQEDAQFRSTKDDLLQQIAKVDREIAKAESQIIKLKKKQQELEEAANKPLEPPGLKRPVEEQSQQPKHQSLAQKIYAENRRKAQEAHILLDRLGPRVELPLYNQPSDTPIYQENKSRHQACMRARLVARLRREHAERASLHRQQSHTYATLVQEWHRKVDRLEGTQKKKTKESKNREFFEKVFPELRKQREDKERFNRVGARIKSEADLEEILDGLQEQEMEDKKMRSYAVIPPLLLDTKQRRIAFQNRNGLLQPEELEALHNERRLINVWGPMEHELFKEKYLQHPKNFGAIAQSLEHKNVPDCVLHYYLTKKTENYKQLLRKSRQRTRSSRNNPNNKVNNSNSGIGPIDILSTGVTTRLQREQQQKTQENPQANATTSTTSTTTTATTTTAATTVSTSAAATATSSSTSTSNTLADASITTSTTTTNTLTTTATTSVATTTITTSTKDAKDANKENKDSKEGLIKEIKEESQSSSETASGKDTKITIDNKTALSTSMNVVTPSILSSQTDVKEKKKPGTGNAGNLGRTKDKKKENHATPMETSDEEAVHPMETIEGGRQLGPHNCVVCQTTVEGGGQSRALARSQASQYGLRDDQVPLGARVCNTCRCKVVRGRYTACPLPGCPNLNNANSNSKTRVKRLRALPPKWNDLPPEIRDPVIQEFQIPSNVTKCCSACFNRISRRLAPHLTGSADNVEDADGPGRQWTDEELEQLKRALREHGTNWPKVSEQISGKTNHQCKNYYLTYRKKLGLDQLVAEYYQTLGEERRPCLTDEEESGSSTSSCDELAVHDSSDTASAGSPTNTIASAGMPVVVTTNTVMSLPMPLQQTGDSKHTEKLADMAVVSLVPPPVAIVTPQQPSTGGGPPPVANREDYDSSATETADEGQGGTELDNPSIVVTLSSTTNTSTVLQQQQQQQLLPTHSPPPKPANSNPLTVKDLMLGVIEMQFKRNPNSPAGNNSNISVSSSGTPTISSILKTDHRSDISFVRDYKPTTIPPGSSRDSGLATLSVVSSTHHGHHSTPSPQQIGQMQATITPCPPPPSGSQNQSSDLLPKEGLVVMQVQQALRETEGVTLDLSIKKPRQQHEYNHSLQPPHKPPPVTLYRTEPPPGTYYHPHSHPEQSRGAKSPHVYTSSPRPQAPLTPKMNKVTVPPPHPKLSPKLGSITTGHKGGSITHGTPVSGARYEGLLRQMTPPGPGSAGGQGPKETGSITQGTPVHPFATNDKRAPMYDYHRQIRVPPTSSAPVSSQSQSQGQGQGVVVTHGSQGYNSYPPRPPPSYTMEQQLASRQVIINDYFLSQQMHARTRGNSGAETGTKNEAPSPIYYAGTPPPPPQHPQPRQGVIQRHNPQKQHHYAPPPPGLEAFSSLVEVAVQQPNLPVPHPHPHSTGGGGGHEGLGKTMADRLMADRYNENRPLRDQETRLQEHRLAMQQAEHRIVVAQQRERERDRERDFVHVREKDEHRLQRDKEIQQHEHRFVVQHHHQQQQQQQQQQQQQQQQQQQQQQQQQQQQQQQQQQQQQQQQQQQQQQQQQQQQQQQQQQQQQQQQQQQQQQQQQQQQHREKELQQQEHRLAVQQQREKEMQHEHRLAVHQKELQQMAAAQREKEHQDHRLAVQQREKEMQQAEHRLAFQHQRERDLAHIQQQQIQQHLQQRMEAERRQHMAQIYRDQQHQQLDRESTRILGGSFPSSRHQQQQQQQQHPQVQQHQQQQQQQQQQQVQQQQQVQQVQQQQQVQQQQQQQQQQQQQQQQQQQATARQNQLSVNQQPGETSSTLTAASLIDAIITHQINQSSDNSGGTSMSNNQPTRPGDRLFQAVHRDSPAEPNGTAHSPAGESGGGGNKVITLGEHVDHIVTKDYGPPHSSSYRPYPSYHDEQWKRRKGPDVEPAKPGDERQIIRVAQQQQQQQQQQQQQQQQQQQQQQQQQQQQQQHPQQQQQQQQQQQQQPQQPQPQQQHPQQQQQQQQPPPTSNKQQFHPVEPVSPPETTTNHYARRFYETTTTTTATTPSNKPHLSPLDYVKNKIVEVMRTSEDDKAIGVVDRNGGNGGTEKEEKTGVESPSGGEMVIDESGSQPQQPLVPGPTTLYPYSALGVHAGPPPAPQPASFANKAEQTQAEPAPLLSAQYEPLSDED, via the exons ATCGACGCAGGAGTACATCAGCATCAAGGGCAGTAGTCCCGTGTCACCGAGGGCTGGAGGACCCTACGTGGGTCCCGGAGGACCGCCGGGCGGGGGTGGCGGAGCGATTGGTCCACCAGGAAGCGGAGGTGGCGGAGGTAATCCCGGCGGAGGATACGTCGCCGTACCCGGGAACCTCCGTTACGTTCATCCTTATCCTCCTCCCCCGTCGACACCCGTCAACCAGACTCCGCCACCCCTACCACAATCGGGCACAACAGCCTACAGCAGGGAAGCCTACAGGAATGCAGCGTCTAGT GTAAACGAGAGGGTGGCCATCAGCGTCAGCAGCAGTCCTGTGTCTCAGGTTGGAGTTGGTCACGGGGGTGGTGATTACGTTGTCAGTACTCGACCCCGGATATCTCTGCTTCCGCCGTCGTCTGTTGCCCCTGCGCCGGTTTCCGCTGCTCAGGAGTATCACAGTGCCGGGTCTAGGACGCAACGAGGTCTCATGCCGGTGCAAACGAATCAATATTGCACCAGACCTGTCGACATTTCCACTCTTCAGGATGGAcctgcattcaaaaaaatccGATTGAGTCTGCCTCAGTCCTCGATGCAAACTCAGAATTCCGATGTTTGCATCAAACAGGAACACATACAGCTACAGCAACCCCTCAGGATAGATACCAGG CCGACAGCAGGAGCGTATACGCCGCAAACCGAGGCTATTTCACCAACTTTACCAGAACCTGGTACACAGGAAGATGCGCAGTTCAGGAGTACAAAGGATGATTTGCTGCAACAAATAGCCAAAGTCGATCGGGAGATAGCGAAAGCTGAGTCCCAAATCATTAAGCTTAAGAAAAAACAGCAGGAGCTTGAAGAGGCAGCGAACAAACCTCTCGAACCTCCTGGCTTGAAGCGGCCGGTCGAAGAACAGTCTCAACAGCCTAAACATCAGTCTCTCGCTCAGAAGATTTATGCCGAGAACAGA AGAAAAGCTCAAGAAGCTCACATTCTTCTGGACAGACTGGGTCCGAGAGTTGAACTGCCACTGTATAACCAGCCTTCGGATACCCCAATATACCAAGAAAACAAAAGTAGGCATCAAGCGTGTATGAGAGCTAGGCTTGTGGCAAGGTTGAGGAGAGAGCATGCGGAACGTGCTTCCCTTCACAGACAACAGTCCCATACGTATGCCACTTTGGTTCAAGAATGGCATCGTAAGGTTGACAGGCTAGAGGGGACTCAGAAGAAAAAGACTAAGGAAAGTAAAAATCGCGAGTTCTTCGAAAAAGTCTTTCCTGAGTTACGTAAGCAACGGGAAGATAAGGAGCGGTTCAATCGAGTAGGAGCTCGTATTAAGAGTGAAGCGGATCTTGAAGAAATTTTGGATGGCTTACAGGAACAGgag ATGGAAGACAAAAAGATGCGATCGTATGCAGTGATACCTCCACTCTTATTGGATACCAAGCAGAGACGAATCGCCTTCCAAAATCGCAATGGTCTTCTTCAACCAGAGGAACTCGAAGCTCTTCATAACGAACGTCGTCTAATAAATGTCTGGGGTCCTATGGAACACGAGCTTTTCAAGGAGAAATACTTACAACACCCTAAAAACTTCGGAGCAATAGCTCAATCTCTAGAACATAAAAATGTACCAGATTGCGTGCTTCACTATTATCTCACGAAAAAGACAGAaaactacaaacaactactgCGGAAGTCCAGACAACGTACGCGTAGCTCTAGAAATAATCCTAATAACAAG GTGAACAATAGTAATTCGGGAATCGGGCCAATAGATATTCTTTCTACTGGTGTTACGACGAGGCTTCAAagagaacaacaacaaaaaacccAGGAAAACCCTCAAGCCAATGCGACGACGAGTACAACCAGTACCACCACGACAGCAACGACAACGACGGCAGCTACGACGGTTAGTACGtccgctgctgctactgcgACATCCTCGAGTACGTCGACTTCAAATACCTTAGCGGATGCAAGCATAACGACATCGACTACGACAACCAATACGCTTACCACTACTGCCACGACGAGcgttgctactaccaccataACGACTAGTACGAAAGATGCTAAAGAtgcgaataaagaaaataaagatagTAAAGAAGGTCTCataaaagaaatcaaagaGGAATCACAGTCCAGTTCGGAAACCGCGTCGGGGAAAGACACCAAAATCAC AATAGACAACAAGACAGCTTTGTCAACGTCGATGAACGTTGTTACTCCCAGCATCCTATCGTCGCAGACTGatgtcaaagaaaaaaagaaacctggTACGGGTAATGCGGGTAACCTAGGTCGAACTAAGgataagaagaaggagaatcACGCGACTCCTATGGAGACTAGCGACGAAGAAGCGGTCCATCCTATGGAAACAATCG AAGGTGGAAGACAGCTAGGACCACACAATTGCGTTGTCTGCCAAACCACGGTCGAAGGTGGAGGACAAAGCCGCGCGCTGGCCAGAAGTCAAGCTTCCCAGTATGGATTGAGGGATGATCAAGTTCCGCTTGGGGCTCGTGTTTGTAATACCTGTAGATGCAAAGTTGTTCGCGGACGTTATACCGCATGTCCACTACCCGGTTGCCCGAATTTAAATAATGCAAATTCGAACTCGAAGACTAGGGTGAAGCGACTCCGCGCTCTACCTCCCAAATGGAATGATCTTCCACCAGAGATTCGAGATCCGGTCATACAGGAATTTC AAATTCCAAGTAACGTGACAAAATGCTGTTCGGCATGTTTTAATCGAATATCGAGACGTTTGGCGCCTCATCTCACGGGGAGTGCGGATAACGTCGAGGATGCGGATGGTCCGGGACGACAATGGACGGACGAAGAATTGGAGCAATTAAAACGAGCTCTACGGGAGCACGGTACAAATTGGCCCAAGGTGTCCGAACAGATATCTGGGAAAACGAATCATCAGTGTAAAAACTATTATTTAACATACCGGAAAAAATTGGGACTCGATCAGTTGGTCGCGGAATATTATCAAACACTTGGTGAAGAGAGGCGGCCTTGTCTCACAGACGAAGAAGAGAGCGGAAGTAGCACAAGTAGCTGCGACGAATTGGCT GTGCATGATTCGAGCGACACGGCAAGTGCCGGTAGTCCGACAAATACAATTGCAAGTGCCGGTATGCCTGTTGTTGTAACGACAAATACTGTCATGTCCTTGCCGATGCCGCTACAACAGACCGGAGATTCAAAACATACGGAAAAACTTGCAGATATGGCAGTTGTCTCGTTAGTACCACCACCGGTAGCTATAGTAACTCCTCAACAACCGTCTACTGGAGGTGGCCCACCACCAGTAGCCAATAGAGAGGATTATGACAGTTCAGCTACG GAGACGGCGGACGAGGGTCAGGGTGGTACCGAGTTAGATAACCCTAGCATTGTGGTTACATTGAGTTCAACGACGAATACTTCCACTGTtctgcagcaacagcaacagcagcaattACTGCCGACTCATTCACCTCCTCCAAAGCCAGCTAACAGTAATCCCTTAACTGTTAAGGATTTGATGCTCGGCGTGATAGAAATGCAATTTAAACGGAACCCAAATAGTCCTGCTGGCAATAACTCAAATATTTCCGTTAGTAGTTCTGGTACTCCAACTATCTCAAGTATACTCAAAACGGATCATCGTAGTGATATCAGCTTTGTTCGCGACTACAAACCTACAACTATCCCACCTGGTTCCAGTAGGGATTCGGGTCTTGCTACATTATCAGTTGTCTCCAGTACTCATCATGGGCATCATTCCACACCTAGTCCGCAACAAATCG GTCAAATGCAAGCTACCATCACACCTTGTCCACCTCCACCATCCGGAAGTCAAAATCAATCTTCAGACCTTTTGCCCAAGGAAGGACTAGTTGTGATGCAAGTACAACAAGCTTTACGTGAGACTGAAGGTGTAACACTAGATCTGAGTATAAAAAAGCCTAGACAACAACATGAGTATAATCATTCGTTGCAACCACCTCATAAACCACCACCAGTCACTCTGTATCGAACCGAACCACCACCAGGAACATATTATCATCCTCATTCTCATCCCGAGCAAAGTCGGGGTGCCAAGAGTCCGCACGTGTACACCTCTTCTCCTAGGCCACAAGCTCCGTTAACACctaaaatgaataaagttACTGTTCCACCACCACATCCGAAATTATCACCAAAGTTAGGAAGTATTACAACCGGTCATAAAGGTGGTTCCATCACACATGGTACCCCTGTGTCCGGTGCCCGGTACGAGGGACTTCTTAGACAAATGACCCCCCCAGGACCGGGAAGTGCTGGTGGTCAAGGACCTAAAGAAACTGGCTCTATCACGCAAGGAACACCCGTCCATCCGTTTGCCACAAACGACAAGCGGGCACCCATGTATGATTATCATCGACAGATTCGGGTGCCACCTACTTCGTCGGCTCCTGTTTCCAGTCAAAGTCAAAGTCAGGGACAAGGACAAGGAGTAGTAGTGACGCACGGTTCGCAGGGGTATAATTCTTACCCTCCACGACCTCCACCAAGTTATACGATGGAGCAACAACTTGCTTCAAGGCAGGTTATAATAAACGATTACTTTTTGAGTCAACAAATGCATGCTAGAACTCGCGGAAACAGTGGAGCAGAGACTGGAACTAAGAACGAAGCACCTTCTCCTATTTATTATGCTGGTACACCACCTCCGCCGCCACAGCACCCTCAACCACGTCAAGGTGTTATACAAAGGCACAACCCACagaagcaacatcattacgcTCCACCACCTCCCGGGCTTGAGGCGTTTTCGAGTTTAGTGGAGGTTGCAGTGCAACAGCCAAATCTTCCTGTACCCCACCCGCATCCTCATTCAACCGGTGGAGGTGGGGGGCACGAAGGTCTTGGTAAAACAATGGCTGATCGATTAATGGCAGATAGGTACAATGAGAATCGGCCACTCCGCGACCAAGAAACGCGCTTGCAAGAACATCGATTGGCAATGCAACAGGCAGAACATCGAATAGTTGTTGCTCAACAACGGGAAAGAGAGCGAGACCGAGAACGAGACTTTGTTCACGTTAGAGAGAAAGACGAGCACCGGTTACAGAGGGACAAAGAAATACAACAGCACGAACATCGGTTTGTTGTACAACATCATcatcaacagcagcaacagcaacagcagcaacaacaacagcaacaacaacaacaacaacaacaacaacaacagcagcagcagcagcagcagcagcaacaacagcaacaacagcagcagcaacagcaacaacaacaacaacaacaacaacaacaacaacaacaacaacaacaacaacaacaacaacagcagcagcagcagcagcagcagcagcagcagcagcagcagcagcagcatagGGAAAAAGAACTCCAGCAACAGGAACACCGTTTGGCTGTGCAACAacaacgtgaaaaagaaatgcaaCACGAACATCGGTTAGCGGTTCATCAGAAAGAACTACAACAAATGGCTGCTGctcaaagggaaaaggaaCACCAGGATCATCGATTAGCAGTTCAGCagcgtgaaaaagaaatgcaaCAAGCTGAGCATCGTCTCGCTTTTCAACACCAGAGGGAGAGGGATTTAGCTCATATTCAGCAACAACAAATCCAACAACATCTACAACAGCGCATGGAAGCAGAAAGAAGACAACATATGGCACAAATCTACAGAGATCAACAGCACCAGCAACTAGATAGAGAATCAACGAGAATCCTGGGAGGTAGTTTTCCTTCTTCAAGAcatcaacagcagcaacaacaacagcagcaccCACAGGTGCagcaacatcaacaacaacaacaacaacaacaacaacaacaagtacagcaacaacagcaggtACAACAGgtacaacagcagcagcaggtacagcaacagcaacaacaacagcaacaacaacaacaacaacaacagcaacaacagcaggcAACAGCTCGACAAAATCAATTGTCAGTTAACCAACAACCAGGAGAAACTTCATCAACCTTAACAGCAGCGAGTCTAATCGACGCCATCATTACGCATCAGATTAACCAGAGTTCTGACAATTCAGGGGGGACCTCTATGTCTAACAATCAGCCTACCAGACCTGGTGATCGTCTATTCCAG GCCGTACATCGAGATAGTCCTGCAGAACCAAATGGTACTGCACACAGTCCTGCGGGTGAAAGTGGTGGAGGCGGAAATAAAGTCATTACTCTTGGAGAACACGTTGACCACATTGTCACAAAAGATTACGGCCCGCCGCATAGCTCGAGTTACAGACCATACCCAAG TTACCATGATGAACAGTGGAAACGTAGGAAAGGTCCGGACGTAGAGCCTGCCAAGCCAGGAGACGAACGCCAGATCATCCGTGTGGctcagcaacagcaacagcaacaacaacaacaacaacaacaacaacaacaacaacaacaacagcagcagcagcagcagcagcaacagcaacaacacccacaacaacaacagcaacaacaacagcaacagcagcagcagcctcaGCAGCCACAGCCACAGCAACAACAcccacaacaacaacaacaacaacagcaaccaCCTCCAACTTCTAACAAGCAACAATTCCATCCAGTTGAACCAGTTTCACCACCCGAAACCACTACAAATCACTACGCGCGTCGTTTTTACgaaacaacgacaacaaccaCTGCCACTACACCTTCTAACAAGCCTCATCTTTCTCCATTGGACtatgtaaaaaacaaaattgttgAAGTGATGAGAACATCGGAAGACGATAAAGCGATAGGAGTTGTAGATAGAAATGGGGGGAACGGTGGCActgagaaggaggaaaaaacgggTGTAGAAAGCCCTTCGGGAGGGGAAATGGTTATCGATGAAAGTGGTAGCCAACCGCAACAACCACTCGTACCTGGACCTACAACTCTTTATCCGTACAGTGCACTTGGTGTACATGCTGGTCCTCCCCCAGCTCCGCAACCTGCTTCTTTTGCTAACAAAGCCGAACAAACACAGGCTGAACCTGCCCCTCTTCTCTCCGCCCAATATGAACCGCTCTCAGATGAGGACTGA